In the genome of Chelmon rostratus isolate fCheRos1 chromosome 12, fCheRos1.pri, whole genome shotgun sequence, the window ACACATTATAAGTTACAAGTAATTATATAGTTTGACACTTGTCATGATCAAGCGCCTTCATCAGCCCGCTTTAAAAAGATAAGTTGTAGCATTTCTCTCTCAAATGTGCAATCTGAtgacacaataataatattaatctCAGCATGTCTTAGAGATTGCTACTGATTTATATTCCATTTCTATATCGGCTGTCATGACCCAGAAAAAACTGTATTAATCGTCTCTCCCTTCAGGCCAGTACCAGGTGGTGGGTGGCATCGTGTCTCCAGTGAGCGACGGCTATGCAAAGCAAGGCCTGGTACTGGCTAAGCACCGCATTGCTATGGCAAAGCTGGCGCTCCAGAGCTCCAACTGGGTCACGGTTGATGAATGGGAGAGCCAGCAGCCAGACTGGACCGAGACTGTGGTCACCATGAGGTATAAAATACGTTTACAGCATCGGCAGAGTTACAGTTGCTTCCTTTGAAAAAGAAGGTTTCCACTGTCCAAGCAGGAGAAGCTGTAGGATAATATCAGCTATTGGTCCCTCTGTGCTGCTTGTCACCTGTTGTCAAGGTACATCATTGACTACATCCACTATTATACAAGATATTTATAATGCAGTAATTCCCTGTCCATTCATTCTATGATTATGGCCGCTCCAGTGGTTTATTACAGATGAGATTTATCTCACAAAAATGCCATTTATCCAGAGTGCAGCGAACATGCTATTGCTTTGTGTGACCACCCATTGTGAGAGTACATCAGCCCATTATGTGTAGCTAGTCAAAGTATTGGGACCTTAATATCAACAGGTGTCCCATTCCttcagtttttctgtgctgGCCCACACGATGTGAGCTGCGATTACGATGCGACACAATGGGCCCAGGTCATCTCTGGTTTAAATCAGtttatgctgcattcacatggaGTCGGGGAGAGAGCAGGCAAACATTTTCTGAACTGCACgggaacaacaaacaaacaaaaaattctGACAGAATGGGAAGGGCGGCAAATGAAGCACACGAGTCAGTATTTTTGCTGTTGCGTTGAGGTATTATTAGATGAATAATCAACCACCTGCCTGAAtccatgtgaatgcagcattataCAGAGTGTTACTCAGTCGCTGCTTATTGTTTTCGTTAGCCTTTACTGTCCCATTACGGCCTTCTTCGTCCTTGATGGGATAAAAGacacatgttttttattttaggaCATGTCCTAGTTTTACCACAGCACCAGCAGAGTTCACAGGGAtgtgctctcctctgctgcgtcTCTGCCCGCCCTGCTGCATGCCAGCTTCAGCTGCTCATGTAACACAGTGTTGCCTGGTTCCCAGAGCCGAAATTACAGGTTCTGGTTGATTGGGAGCTGCCAGACTTGACTCGACTCATGTCAGGTCTGGGTTTTTCATGAGGTTAAATAAGGGGCATAGGCTGTTAAATTCACTGACCAAGTGGGAACTTGGTTGCAAAAGGCTGTTTTGGCACATGAACATGGGTAAAGACGGGCCGACAGCTGTGATGTAAATACGGGCTGTCTGAGTGAAGGTCCACTCCATATGGCAGAAGTTTACTGTGCAGAAATATGAAATTTATTTCCGCTGTTGTGTCCAAAGGAATTAATCATCTAATGGAAAAATTGTACCTTACACTCAATTACTGCACACACCCACTGTATGTCATGTATGACATTTAGGCTTATTTTAGAAAAGCCTTGTATCCTTGCTTCATTAAACTTttattcactctccttctcccctGCTCCGCTTTTCTCACAAATCCCCTCATGAGTTAACACCACCCCCCCAGCTGGCTGTTTCTAAGCAGCATTTGCGCAACATGGGTGCTGATCAAGGGGCCTGTTGTCCGAAGCAGGCCACGTCACACGTCCTCTCActccccagcacacacacacatacacacacacacacacacaaatgaacaccTTTAAGAAGCTTTACTTGAAAACAGTGAAGTTTTTCATTCATCTTGGTGGATGTATGGATATTTCTCTTTTctaattcagttcagtttgataaagctttattggcattagatttaaaaacatgcatatacATAAACAGAgtaagaaatgaataaatacaaataaaagtaatgatGATACATATCATATGTACAACAACGAGCTACTGGTTGCAACCATTtataaaaggaaacaaatccattctctgtccccctctctctcctacCTTTGGTCATTGGGCAGGTATCATTATGGGCGTATTCTGAAGGACtatgagcagagcagaggaacgCATAACTCCAATGGACATACCACTCCACTCTCAAGTAAGGACCTCTTAATGTTTGACACTCGGGATCAGCACAGAAACCCTTTGACCACTTAATTTGCATTGGCCGTGAATTCCTTTCATTTTGGGATGGCATTGGTTTGGTGCACCACTTTGATTTCATAAATATCTTAACAACTATTTGATGGGTTGCCAATAAATTCTGTAGAGACATTCaaggtccccagaggatgaagtaCCTTTGGTGACTCCTTGCTGTTGCTCTAGTGCCACCAGTGCAGAAGTATTAgaatcaaaatatatttaaagtttcaaaagtaaaagcactcatgCAGAATCATCATGCCTGTCAGAATATTTGAACTTGGATCAATCCCACATTATGTGCCGGAGCTTAATGCGTGCAAAGTAGAGGCCTAATGGTGCTCTGTGGTCCTGACCAACAGTGGTTAAAGAGTATTAGGGATAGTTTTAATACTTTtgagactttgtgtgtgtgacggacaaactcacacatacatatagCTATAGCACGTGTGAACATGATGGTTGTTGTGTAACTGGAAAATAGCCAATCAGTATTCAGGAGCGTTTTCATGGATTATCTCTGATTTGTCAAAATCATTTCCAGGGGTATCTGTTTGGGCCCCACTGCCTCTCCGCACAACACGGCACAACGATGACGActttcatgcattcattcagaAATAGAAaagtttctttgcttttttggtCTCCTTTTTAGTTGTTTCTATGCTGAGTCTAAACACAAATTACCGTTCAGTTTGAATTTTTGGTCTTGGTATGATTTGTTGTAGCCTCCAGCACCATGAATATCTTCTAAGTTGCACAATTTGTAGAACTACTTAGCCCGTCATGTTCTGATGTTTCATTTGCCTGGTCTACACTCACAatgtttgcttgctttttcCTGGATATCCTcatcacaaaaaaatgaaacaaacaatgaaaataaaaatgataataatggaATTTTACTAACACCCACTGGGCCCTTTCCATGTATACAATCCTAACAACACTTAAGCATTATCTTAATCTTTGCCACCAAGTTTGCtcagaaaaactttttttagtGATTTAGTGAACGGGCCAATCACCAAATAACTATTTCTGGGTAGTCATTTGAAGGAGACCAGCGATGCCTGAAAGGTGAAAATCCAAACTGGACAGGTGACTGATGAGTGAATACCTTTTGAAGATAAAACAAAGCGTCATCATCAAGCATCATAAACTATCTTAAAATAGAATTATTAATCATATTCCTTTTTATGTTCAAAATGAATCATATCGAGCGTATCTCTGACCCCTCACTGCATATCAACTTTTCTCTCAGCTTATATGCAGCCTATGTGAACGCCATATTTATCattccatgtttttgttttaacccTTTTATGGTAAATATTCAAAGATAGTCTGGTTAGTAAAGAAGTAAACAGTCCTCCGTCTCTCCCCTCAGGCCTCTGTCCCCAGCTGAAGCTCCTATGCGGAGCCGATTTCCTCAACACGTTCGAGATCCCTGGCCTGTGGCGGGACGACCACGTGGAGGAGGTGGCCGGGCGGTTTGGCCTCGTCTGCGTCAGCCGAGGGGGGCTTCAGCCCGAGCGAGCCGTGCACGAGTCGGACACGCTCTCGCGCCACCGTCAAAACATCTTCCTGGTGAAGGAATGGGTGAGGAACGAGACAAGCGCCACTGAGGTCCGCCGGGCTCTGAGGCGGGGGCTTAGCGTAAAATACCTGATCCCGGACTCAGTGATAGAGTATATACACCAGCACAACCTCTACACAGAGGACAGCGAGAGGAGAAATGAGGGCACGGCACTGAGGCCGCTCaccaaacagacacagcagcctGTGAAGAGTCTGGATGACTGATAGATAGATGGAAGGCTACAGCATTGAGCTGTACATGGGAGCCCTTGAAATGTGAATTCACTCACAGATCAGTGCTTCTCTTCAGGGACGGTAAGCTCCGTTACCTTCCACTGGACTGCAGCGCGATAGAGGTTTGCACAACCTGGAAATGTCTGCAAAGAAACACCTAGTGTGTTTTCCAGGCATCActtgttttcactttgaagcATCTACACAGTGCCGTGGTGTCTTTTGAATCATACACATGAAGTGTTGCAAATACTGAGCCTCATCTTTGTGCTACAGTGCGAATGAACATTTGTTTGCTCAAAGTTTTCATCCTTTGTAGTTTTACACATTGCACATCATTACAGAGTTGGATAAATTGAGATAAAAACCTGTATGTTTGAAGTTTTTTTGTCTGCccggtgtttttttttttcctgggagCACTCTAAATGTATAAAATCATCAACCAAGCAGAGATTTAATCAGGATTGTGGAAATAATGAGCGCATGAGTCCAAGTCCCACCAACAACCCAAATCTCACCCACAGAGACACCAAGAAGACAGTTTTTACAACATGCACAACACTTCAAATGCCTccataaaaatacaacataccTGATTTGAGAACGATAAAGTCCTGCACTCATTTCAGTCATTGTCCCTGGTGAAGACAGGTGTTCAATGACTGATGGTAAGATATATTAGAAAAAGAACTGAAGAGCTTGGAAACTGAAtcacatgaagaaaaaagatcAGATCTTTTCAGAAAGCAGACAAGGTCAAAAGCATCAGAGACATCTTTgcatctttgggtttttttgttttttttttaataaatgacCAGCTACAGTTTCAGTAAAAAGCATTTTCCAACATGAGCCTTTTGATACTGGTGGACAATTATTGAAGCCTTGATTTATTTATCATGAATTCTTTTGTAGATCTGCTGTCAAGAATCAGCATATggcaccgtgtgtgtgtgtgtgtgtgtcttttaatgGTATGCATCTTAACCGCAATAGGCTCCCAGGAGGCCCccatgtttttaagtttttaattGCAAAAATATCAACTGTATCCTGGTTCTTCTCACATGCAGATCATTAGTTGGTGTCTccactctgcagcagcctcccaACAGCAATTCATTGTGGATCTATTCAGCTTCCCCATTATCGTCCACACTCTGTGTCTGAGAGGCCTGTATGATTTTCCACCAAAGGATTTTAAGTAATCCTGACAGTTGCTCAGCTACGGGAGGTGTTTTCTCACTGAGGCCAATGGCTGACAGCGCCAGTGCGAGTGATACTAACTGGCATCCTTTGAaagacgctgtgtgtgtgtgtgtgtgtgtgtgtgtgtgtgtgtgttccagtcaCTAAAGGATCTAGACAGTGGGTTAGCTGCAGCTGGCCCAAAAGAGAGATTATCACATTAATTGAGTTATTTAAGTGAGACAAAAGATGTGACAGTCCTATTGTGCTATGTTTAATTGTTCCAGCTGGATCATTTTAAGCTCAGGTGATTCTGCTTTTGTACGGTGCTTATTATCCACACAGAGTGCTCCATTCAGCCACAATTGCAGGCTGATCAATGTTGTAATagatgtttgtgtcattttaatccATTAGTCTGAGTGTTGATGGTCCTGCAGCTTGATTATAACCCTGAtttaaacatgattaaaaaggcTTCATCTTATACAACAGAACCAGGCCAAATCTGCCACACGTGGAATTCCATATAAGTGCGCCTGTGTCAATTAATAAAGGAAGTGTATTCATCCTAATCCCACATAGGCGGGGTAAGCAGTCTCCAACAAAAAGCACGTGTGTATCCTACATTATGTATGCATGCCTCATGTTCTCAGTATACAATATGTAGGGAGAGCATGGTGAGGATTGAGGGGTTACATGGTGTTGGCAGTGGGAGGGAAGTGGGAGGTGCATACAtgttccttaaaaaaaaaaaaaacagcagataatCGGATTAAAGTGAGTGTGGTTCAAATTGAGGCGTTTTGACAGCAGGTTCTGCACTCGGTCACAAGCAGCCGTCCACAGTGGACCTCCTCATTCACTGGAAGTAAGGAaaccagcagagaaacagcCAACCATGCCAGCCGATTTGAACGGATATTGGAAAATGATTTCCAATGATAACTTCGAGGAGTACCTGAAGGCCCTTGGTGAGTTGAGAGTAGCAGGGGATAGAGCGCAACAGGCCTGGTAAAGGCACTGGAGCAAACTTATCATCATTACATCGCAAATATCAAGCTCTTAATATTAGAATTGACTGTAACAACCCTTTAAACCACTCTCTACTATTCATAAAAATCCTAAAATTTCAACTGGACTAGCATGAGATTAGATCTAGTATGTTTATGTCTCACATTGTATTATTACAATAATGAGAAAAATTTAGATTTGTTGTGATATTTCATATCTTCTGGTTATTCTTGTGTAGTAACTACAGTTATTATCAGAAACACCAGGCACTTTTAAAGTTTAACATAAACAAGCTGgactgaaaaatgtcacataaacactgctgcatcatacagtttttttaaaaatctctaCATACTATGTGTCTGAGACCGCCATGCTTCTCATGGTCCTTCTCCCctgtttctcatttattttccactttctttGCGGACCTGTCGCAGATGTTAATGTTGCCATCAGGAAAATCGCCACCTTGTTGAAGCCTGACAAGGACATCGTCCACGACGGGGaccacatcatcatcaaaaccCTGAGCACCTTCAAAAACTACAACATGGACTTCCATGTGGGCAAAGAGTTCGAGGAGGATCTGTCTGGAGTGgatgacaggaagtgcatgGTGAGTGTTTGGAGCAATGTGTTCAGAGGggatttaacacattttaatgaataCATACATGATGCATTACTATTAAAACTTGAGAAACGTGTTCTTTATACTTCGTGGTTAAAGTACATTGCTGCAGGTAAAGGGACCTGTGGCATTAATCTCCCATTGGTGAAAAACCTGTAAGTGACTTTTCATGGTGGCACCTCTCCAGATTATAATGAGCATATGGTGCGGTGAGATTtgaccattttattttttccacctAGTTTCAAAACTTTTCTGAAACTTTTCGCACTCTTTTCAATGAATCAATGTAATGAAGACCGATATCAGATACTGCAGAAAAATAACTGGGAGAGGCAAGAGTCAAGACGCGCATTTATTTCATCAGATTGTGTCCCTGAATACTAAATAGGATCAAAGATTATCTGTGGTCCCCCTTGAAAAACCTTTTTTGTGTGCTGATTATAGATAAGCTATAAGCGGTTTGGAGGCTGGCTGAGAGAAAGGGTCACGTGCGTCTGTATGTGCAGATTTTATCACAATAATTATTTTTAAGACGTGGTGGAGGAAGACTGAGCCTCCCACTCTGCATACATGTGTTTAAATCTGTATGTTTATGAAAGGAAACCTGAATCCAGATTGTTAAATTTGAGTTTTGCACTCGTCCATCATGTATTATAATGACATGTTCTCCCCGACCTGTGACCTCATGCAGACCACTATTACCTGGGAGGGAGACaagctggtgtgtgtgcagaaggGAGAGATTGAAGGAAGAGGCTGGACCCACTGGGTGGACGGAGATGAGCTTCATCTGGTGAGAAAACATCAGCTCCTGCCATGAATATTAATGTATGCAATTTGGACACTTTAATCCAAACCCCAAATGCCTCTCAGCGCTGTATGTGCGGTGCATATATTTTTATGTGTGACTCGTGAATTGGCCCACTCGCCCCGGCAGCAGTAACAGCTGTGTGAGGTGCATGCACACTGGGAAAACACTTTATgaaagtggaggtggaggtaacttgtttttttttattctcaaatCTTCCGTCAACATCAAACTGACACAAGATGATGCAAGATTAGAAATTAAACGTTCTGCTACTCATTCATCTCATCTTCCAGTGATCCAGCACACACCAACACCAGCTCCTGCCGTATTATTATTATCCCGGCTTATGTCCATCAGAAGGACTgtgttaactttttttttttcaaacatctcCTCTGTGAAATTCATAATGTGGCCCAGTGTGGCCTGTAATGAAAGCATTAGAATCTGAAAAGACTTTAAAGTAATGACTAGCACATTACCATTTTCATTAGCTCAGCATTATCAGATTTCAGTCTCTTTGATTACTGCTATCAAAGCTAAGCAAAACTAATCTGCCAAATTATTTGGTTTAAGTGATGCCAACAGATGTTTTcaatcagcagccatgaaaTTAGTTATTAGTTGGAATTTCCCAAGAGCTGGAGGAGCATTTAAATGTAGAGCAACAGTGCCCTCTAATGGCACAAAATAGTTTGCAAGGTGGATACTGAGGGTATACTGGAAGACTGTTGCTGTTCAAATTACCTTTAATTATTAGAACTACTGCACATTCAATGCCTCCTTGCATCCTTTACTAAGTCAGACcaacttttttgtctttgaattgtcttttgtcctctgcaggagctgagagctgcaggagTTGTCAGCAAGCAGGTCTTCAAGAAGACCTAAGCTGGCTCTGATCGAACGAGACGGTGCCTCCGGCTGACACTGGCTCACAGAGACACACCAGACGCATCCCATGCTTCTGAGATACCATCCAACTTCCCTTTGGTCCATTCATACGTGTCTACATGCGTCCGTCTACCAATCTGTCatgtattttttgcatttcaaataCAACTTTTGCCAGCCATCACAACTGGTGACATTTTTGCCTTGTTCTGCCAAAGTGGATTCATATTCTACATATTATCATACAACTCAGTACGGTGAGAGCCAGGCCAGGAGTGTGTGTCATGTAACATCGCAAAATAAAATACCGTGTAGTATATCTGTCTCAGGGTGGGTGCTCTTTTGATTAACAAGCTTAGATGTGTTGGACACATGCATACTGCTACTGTAGGTGTAGCTGAGCTGAAAACGCCATGCGCTGAAATGACCAGTGGAAAAGGAATGGACACAGTGAAGAGAACAGAGATACAACTAGTGAAAAGGCTTCATCCTGTTTTAGTTCTCTGACTGACTACTGTGGATGGCAAAGATGATActttgagtgtgtttgagtgccGTAAACTTCTTTGCTACTGAGGCTTAGTCTCTAGAATGGATATCAGATATGATATGAGTGTATTTATCCCTCCCAATTCCTTTGGGACTGCGCAATTGATAGTAAAAATTATTCAATCAATAAAGTAAACAGTGCTCAATAAtgtcatttgtctttttctgagTGGTTAAAGCTGCCatgcatctctctcttttttttttttttgctaaccAGACTTGTTGgaaaaggaaatgttttgtttggcAGTTCAGTGACAAAAGCGTTGGAATGATTGGTGGTTATTTACTGAAGTTTCACAGGCCAACAAATCAGCATTAGAAGCTTCTTTGATCTGAAAATGTCTCTCCAGACATGCACGAGGATCCTGAGGGCCTCAACTTGAGAATTTCAGCGAGAGAAGTGGAGCCTGCCGAGCTGCAGCCAGACAACTCGAGACACGCTGTGCTCTGAATCAGCTCATCTGTCAGCTCACTTTGTGCAGTGCCATTACCAATTGGGCAGTCTATATAAGCTGTCCAACTCACTTGCTCattctttgctgctgctgctgctgttctcccTGCTGTTCTGCCTCCTGCTGCTTCGTATGCATTCACACTCTTCCACCATCCCGGCGTCCACCTGCAGGCCCTGTTTATTTATGGTTCCCCAGTGGGGCTGTTATTGATCTCTCCTTGCTCTTACTTTggctggttaaaaaaaaaacgctctCAGGGAGGGGCCGAAATGGAGCGTGGCGCCAGAGAAAAttcttcatttgcatttattttcagtataGTGTTTCTACTCTAAGTGCATGAGTTGTCTGGCTAAAGGTCAGTCACTCATTGGCCAACAATCAACAGgttgacatgaaaacatgaaacctccagcacacatactgtacactgagAATGGACGGTTGTGTGAGGTTGTGACCCTTATTATTttagtcctggttgatttggtaacacctgtggttactggtggtaaTGCTTAGAACATTTTGATAATGCAAGTCCCAGAGTTCCATTAGAAATGAGCCGTATTGATCACCGGGACCAGGAAATGTGCTTTGAGCAGTTATATTTATGGTTTCCTGTGAATCCTGCTTCACCTGATCTGATGTCTACTGTATAAAAATGTAACTAACGAGTGTAACCACATTTAATGGCTATATCAGAATAAATGTTTGCCATAATTAGTATCAAAACTTGCATTTGATATGATGAAAATCTCCAGGATTAAAACTTTAAGATTCATAATAATATTCACAGATTCTGCGTTTAACTACATTTGATTATTTGTCtatttgtttcatttacaaAATTAGGCACAAATGCTGATTTTAGACCAGTTGGTGGATCTCTTGAACTTCATTAACCGTCATGCTCAAAGTTCAGGTATTCTCGTTTAGTATCTGATCTTGCCACTGACAAAGATCAAATAAAGAGCACACACTGTTGGCAGACGTTACAAAAGAGCTCCTGCTGTCTGTACATTGTACACTGACCATCACTGTAGTTAGTGTCTGCATGCGTCTGTGTGTAAAAGTGCATGTGAGAGCAAGCATGAGTagtggtggtggggagggggtGGGCTCCCCCAATGACAGTGTAAAGGCTGAAAGAAAAGGGTGagccctccccctccccctccaaaACAACTGCCCCTGCCAATCCCCTTCAAGCTATAAACTCACTTATCAATAGTTTGCTGCCCCCGTGAGGGCAGGGGGCACCCTGACTCATATAAAAGCAGGAGGACTCCTTGCACCTTCCCCCTCCTCACACTGTCTAAAGTCTACACACAACACTGTCACCAGCTGCCACCATGCCTGCAGACTTCAGTGGGAAATGGATTCTGGAAACCAGTGACAAATTTGAGGATTATTTGAAAGTGCTGAGTAAGAAACTTTTCATTTTGGTGGGTTTGAGTTCTGTGTTAAAGTAGTGTTACAGGGTGAGGTGACAGGTCGGACAAGctccacaaaacaaaatcatcCAATTTCATGCCCTCTGGATCTCTCTGTGAGGAGAgttcttctctccttttgttaGTGTTCGACTTAGTCCGGAGCGAGCACAGAAAGGTTTTTCTACAGGGATTCTTTTACCACAAATTCTCCAGTGTACAACAACCATGATGTCAAATACTAAAATTATTCCAATTTAAAACTCATGCCTAGGGGattagattattttttcaattgTGGACAGAAGTTAAACTTTCCACATCACCTCATCTACTCCTGTAGAAATATACTTTACGCTCTGCAAACTATATGTGTATCATCAAGTCTCTCTATTCTGGCCATAGATATTGACTTTGCTACAAGGAAAATTGCCATCTCCCTGTCTCAGACCAAAGTGGTGGCCCAAGATGGAGACAAGTTTGACTTCAAAACACTGAGCACCTTAAGGAACTATGAGCTCTCCTTCACTGTAGGGGTTGAGTTTGACGAGTACACCAAGGGACTGGACAACAGAAATGTCAAGGTGAGTTGACCTCTCATATATGGAGTCCTTGAAGTGATAAGATTGAGTGATAATTCAACTGATGAGTCGatatttcccatttttcttGTTGCTGATATGAAAACTAGAACGGCGTTATCTCAGCGTGTCCAGGGGAAAAACTGGTCTTTGATATCAGTgctgcaaacagacagaaaacattcaaaGGGATTAGCACTGTTACTCTGAATGCCAGTGGATGGAAGACTTTTGAAAAAAGGCCTGGGGCACAGGAGGCTTAAACATCTTGTTTACAACTTCAGCCTCTCCTGACATGAAATGTCTGCTTCAGATACCTGCAGAACCTTTTGATTATCAAGCTGCGAGGAAAATAGGAAATGTTGTTGTGAGAGTAAATTaggttatttttaaaatttctttcATGAAATAACAGGAGGCAATGGGGAAAAATAAAGCACTGTATTTGAAGCCTAGTAGAATTAATGGCTATATTAAGCTGGTACTTATTTATTGATAGCATGTGTTCAATTACATCGCATAGCTCAGTAGAGACAATTTTCACTTCTGAGGCTCCCCAGAGTCGCACTGACTGATacatttagttcattttttttgccaaaagaaGAGCTAATATAAGTAGTCTACACAAAAAGCTGGTTTCATTCAGTGCTGATTCAGTGCTAACATGTGAGCAGTTCTTAATTGGCGCTAGCCTTCAGGATGGAGACGTGAACCTGTGGGTGGTAAAAGTAGTCATGCATAAGGTGGAAGAGGCTGTTTTAATGacaggtgtgtctgtggaggGATTCCTTAACACAAAGTCAAATTTACATTACAGATTTATGAATGAGGTTCATTGTTTAACAAGTGCACCATGTGTTGGCCTGTAGAGTCTGGTGACCTGGGAGGGGGACAAGCTGGTGTGCACtcagaaaggagagaaggcCAATCGTGGCTGGAAACACTGGACCGAAGGAGACAAGCTCTACCTGGTGGGTTGACAGTATTCCCTGTCAATATATATAGATTTTTGTGAAAGATCTGGACCAGAACATGGACTAGTGTGGTTGTTTGTTGTAGTAAAGACACTGttatattattaatttattttcccCCATAAACACTCTCAGTGAAATGATAATAACAGACTAATTTTCCTCTCACAGGAGCTGACGTGTGAAGATGTCCTTTGTCTTCAGGTGTTCAGGAGGAAAGAATAAAAGGCAAAATATCTGTTTTCGTTTTCATTTACTCAGTCATGAAGGTCTTTGTTTACTCCTCGATgacatgttttttcttaaaCTGGTGAACAAAAATAAAGGTGCTATTCAGAGAACATGTCATGTTGCGTACGAACAGAGACAAACCTGTTAATATTATGAATCAGCTGTGAGTTTGGGTGTTTACACTGGGTCTCacatcacaaaaaaatgaaggtGCTTTTTGACAGAAGAGACTCATTTCATCATCTTACACAAAACGGCTGCTAGAACGTCAAACTCATCAGtatttttcattgtaaaacactTAACACCTAACATACCTCCTCCTGATGGTCCGACAGTATGTCTGTGTAGCCACATTTTGCACAAAGGACTGATGAACTGAGTTTTAGTCAGAAGAGTCACATCGTTTTGTCAGTTATGCATTGCATTAAACACATCTTAGGCTTGATAAAGTGGGTTATTTTATGAGGCAATGCTTAAATGCCCatctgctggaaaaaaaatatggcAGCATGTTGGAGGTGG includes:
- the nmnat3 gene encoding nicotinamide/nicotinic acid mononucleotide adenylyltransferase 3, which codes for MATHRVPLLLLACGSFNPITNQHMRLFELARDHMHSTGQYQVVGGIVSPVSDGYAKQGLVLAKHRIAMAKLALQSSNWVTVDEWESQQPDWTETVVTMRYHYGRILKDYEQSRGTHNSNGHTTPLSSLCPQLKLLCGADFLNTFEIPGLWRDDHVEEVAGRFGLVCVSRGGLQPERAVHESDTLSRHRQNIFLVKEWVRNETSATEVRRALRRGLSVKYLIPDSVIEYIHQHNLYTEDSERRNEGTALRPLTKQTQQPVKSLDD
- the rbp1.1 gene encoding retinol-binding protein 1.1; this encodes MPADLNGYWKMISNDNFEEYLKALDVNVAIRKIATLLKPDKDIVHDGDHIIIKTLSTFKNYNMDFHVGKEFEEDLSGVDDRKCMTTITWEGDKLVCVQKGEIEGRGWTHWVDGDELHLELRAAGVVSKQVFKKT
- the rbp2b gene encoding retinol-binding protein 2b is translated as MPADFSGKWILETSDKFEDYLKVLNIDFATRKIAISLSQTKVVAQDGDKFDFKTLSTLRNYELSFTVGVEFDEYTKGLDNRNVKSLVTWEGDKLVCTQKGEKANRGWKHWTEGDKLYLELTCEDVLCLQVFRRKE